In Tumebacillus amylolyticus, the sequence GGTTGAACGGGCCGAATTCGAGTTGCATCGGGTCGGTGATGTTCATCTCCCCGCGTTCGGCGACGAGAATTTCGTAGATGCGCTCGTCTTCGGTGAGAATGTCTTCGTCGATCAGTTTCCAGCCGTGGTTTTGCAGCCAGATGCGGACACGGTCGCTGTCTCCCTGCGGCGAAAGCACGAGGCGGGTGACGCCGACGAGTTTTTCCTTGCCCGCTTCGAGAATTTCGCGGATGTTGTAGCCGCCCATGCCGGCGATGGTGATGACGTCGACTTCGCCCGGTTGGAGGACGGCGAGGCCGTCGCCTTTGCGAACGGAGATGAAGTCGGCGAGGCCGTTTTCGCGGACGTGGCGGTCAGCGCCCTTGAACGGGCCGTCGTTGACTTCGCCTGCAACGGCAGACGTAGCGATGCCTTTTTGGACCAAGTAAATAGGAAGGTATGCGTGGTCGCTCCCGATGTCCGCCACTTTGACGTTCGGCGGGACGTTCGAAGCGATGCGTTCTAAGCGTTCTGAGAGATTCATCAACTGGGATCACCTTATGTATGGAATGGTTGCTGTACTAGTATAAACCAAAAAGCGGCCCGACCTCAAAGGGAGGTCAGGTCGCCTTTTTCAAACCGCGAAAACTCAGGCGAGGTTGAGCTTCTCCACCGCTTGTTCGCGGAGTTTGAATTTCTGGATCTTGCCCGAGGCGGTCATCGGGAATTGGTCGACGAATTCGATGTAGCGCGGGATCTTGAAGCGGGCGATTTGCCCGTCGCAGTAGGCGCGCAATTCGTCGGGGGTGAGATTCGCGCCGTCCTTCAAGATGACGAATGCCGCCGCTTCTTCGCCCATGCGCTCGTCGGGGACGCCGACGACTTGGACGTCGAGGACCGCCGGGTGCGCATAGAGGAATTCTTCGACTTCACGCGGGTAGATGTTCTCGCCGCCGCGGATGATCATGTCCTTGAGACGGCCTGTAATTTTCACGTAGCCGTCTTCGTCCATCGTCGCGAGGTCGCCGGTGTGCAACCAGCCGTCCGGATCGATGGTCGCCGAAGTGGCACCGGGGTTTTTGTAGTAGCCCTTCATGACGTGGTAGCCGCGGGTGACCAGTTCGCCCTGTACGCCGCGCGGGACTTCGTTGCTCGTGCCCGGTTCCACGATCATAACTTCGACGTTCGGTAGTGCGTAGCCGACCGTGGTGACGCGATGTTCAATCGAGCAGTCGCTGCGGGTCTGGGTGATGACCGGAGAAGACTCCGTCTGCCCGTAGGCGATGGTGACTTCGCGCATGCCCATTTTTTCGACAACCGCTTTCATCACTTCGATCGGGCATGTCGAACCTGCCATGATGCCGGAACGAAGCGACGTGAGGTCGTACTTGTCGAAGTCCGGATGGTTGAGTTCGCCGATGAACATCGTCGGGACGCCGTACAGGACGGTACAGCGCTCGGCGTGAACGGTTTGCAAAACTTCCAGCGGGTTGTAAGACACAATCGGAACCATCGTCGCGCCGACGGTAACCGCACCGAGCGTCCCCATCGAGCAACCGAAGCAATGGAAGAACGGCACCGGAATGCACATGCGGTCGCCGGGTGCGAGGTTCGTGCAGGAAACGACGTTGCGCGAGTTGTTG encodes:
- a CDS encoding tRNA (adenine(22)-N(1))-methyltransferase, whose protein sequence is MNLSERLERIASNVPPNVKVADIGSDHAYLPIYLVQKGIATSAVAGEVNDGPFKGADRHVRENGLADFISVRKGDGLAVLQPGEVDVITIAGMGGYNIREILEAGKEKLVGVTRLVLSPQGDSDRVRIWLQNHGWKLIDEDILTEDERIYEILVAERGEMNITDPMQLEFGPFNLERKHPRVIDRVDYEQGKIRRALASIEKAPTENGLARKEELLARRAQLEEVRNHVQS
- a CDS encoding AMP-binding protein, whose translation is MADIMNTTVGNLLDTITAQYPDNEALVYHDRGLRYTYREFHAVVSQAAKGFLKLGLQRGENVAIWASNYPEWVISQFATGKIGSILVTVNTSYRANELEYLLRQSDSTTLILMEEFKGASYVEMVYELIPELRDCEPGQLQSARLPFLKNVIILDDKQYPGMFNWSDIMAMGLDVTDEELTARQATTEPDDVINMQYTSGTTGFPKGVMLTHNNLVNNSRNVVSCTNLAPGDRMCIPVPFFHCFGCSMGTLGAVTVGATMVPIVSYNPLEVLQTVHAERCTVLYGVPTMFIGELNHPDFDKYDLTSLRSGIMAGSTCPIEVMKAVVEKMGMREVTIAYGQTESSPVITQTRSDCSIEHRVTTVGYALPNVEVMIVEPGTSNEVPRGVQGELVTRGYHVMKGYYKNPGATSATIDPDGWLHTGDLATMDEDGYVKITGRLKDMIIRGGENIYPREVEEFLYAHPAVLDVQVVGVPDERMGEEAAAFVILKDGANLTPDELRAYCDGQIARFKIPRYIEFVDQFPMTASGKIQKFKLREQAVEKLNLA